One Rosa chinensis cultivar Old Blush chromosome 5, RchiOBHm-V2, whole genome shotgun sequence genomic region harbors:
- the LOC112164602 gene encoding non-specific lipid-transfer protein 1, whose translation MARFEVYGFAFMMLLVSMLVTTPYVSNATITCGEVTTLLTPCIPFGVFGGVVPPDCCAGIKGLNAAKKTTEDRRTACTCIQEGAARIPGIDYDRINMLVLLLPTKLIHLLIALR comes from the exons AtggccagatttgaagtctatGGGTTTGCTTTCATGATGTTACTGGTATCCATGCTGGTGACTACTCCTTATGTCAGTAATGCAACCATAACTTGTGGTGAGGTGACCACCTTACTCACTCCTTGCATTCCATTCGGAGTGTTTGGAGGGGTTGTGCCACCGGATTGTTGTGCTGGGATCAAAGGGCTCAATGCTGCAAAAAAGACAACAGAGGATCGAAGAACTGCTTGTACTTGCATTCAAGAAGGAGCTGCTAGGATTCCTGGGATTGATTATGATCGTATAAACATGCTGGTTCTCCTACTCCCTACAAAGTTGATCCATCTACTAATTGCTCTCA GGTAA
- the LOC112164601 gene encoding non-specific lipid-transfer protein 1, giving the protein MARFEVSARGFAFTVLLVSMVVTTPYATNATITCGEVTALLTPCIPFGVLGGIVPPDCCAGIKGLNAAQNTTEDRRIACTCIQEGAARIPLIDYDRINTLGDLCGSPCPYKVYPSTDCSQVS; this is encoded by the exons AtggccagatttgaagtctctGCACGTGGGTTTGCTTTCACGGTGCTACTGGTATCCATGGTGGTGACTACTCCTTATGCCACTAATGCAACCATAACTTGTGGTGAGGTGACCGCCTTACTCACTCCTTGCATTCCATTTGGAGTGTTGGGAGGGATTGTGCCACCAGATTGTTGTGCCGGGATCAAAGGGCTCAACGCTGCACAAAATACAACAGAGGATCGAAGAATTGCTTGTACTTGCATTCAAGAAGGAGCAGCTAGGATTCCTCTGATTGATTATGATCGTATAAACACGCTCGGCGATCTTTGTGGTTCTCCTTGTCCCTACAAAGTTTATCCATCTACTGACTGCTCTCA GGTAAGCTGA